CGATGGCGAAGGCGGCACGACGTTCGGGCTGCTCAGGCTCGGCACCAGCGTGATGCTGCTGGCGGTGCCGGCGGCGGCGATGGGCGCGACCTTTCCGATTGCCTCGCGCTGGATGGTGCGTGGCGCCGCACACGCCGCACAAGAAGCCGGCGGCCTCTACGCCGCCAACACGCTCGGGGCCGCCATCGGCGCTCTGCTCGCTGGCTTCGTGCTGATTCCCTCGCTGGGACTGAGCGGCTCGACTTGGGTCGGCGTCGCGTTGAACGTGGCGGCGGCCGCGGGCGCGTATGCGATCGCGCGCAGCGGCGCATCGATACCAGCAGACGATTCGCCGGACGGGGGACGTTCGGAGGGCGAGGGCTTCAGCCCTCGCCGGGCAGCGGCCTCGCGCGGCAAAGCGGACGCTAAAGCGTCCGCTCTCCGAACGTCGGCTGAAGGCCGTCCGTGGCTGGCGGCCCTTGCCCTGGGCGCGTCGGGGTTTGCCTCGCTCACCCTGCAGGTGGTGTGGACGCGCCTACTGGTGCAGATTCTCGGTCCCACCACCTATGCCTTCAGCCTGGTCGTGGCGATCTTCATCGTCGGCCTGGCCGGTGGTGCCGCGATCGGCTCGTGGCTGGTGGCGCGCGTTCGCCACGCCTCGGTCGGTCTCGCGATCGGCTTGCTCGTCAGCGCCGCCCTGTCACTGGCGGCGGCATCGGCCGTGGACTGGGCGCTGCTCACGATTGCCGAAATTGTCGCCCGGCCCGAGTACCAATTCAACGACGTGCTCGCCCGCGAGGGGCTGATGGTCCTCGCGTTGCTGCTGCCCATGGCCCTCGCGTTCGGCACGGCGTTTCCATTTGCCGTCGCCCTCGCCGGCGGAAGCGATGACACCGTCACCGAATCGCTCGGCCGCATCTATGCGGTGAACACGATTGGCGCCATTGCCGGCGCCCTGCTGGCCGGTTTCGTGCTCGTACCGCAGATTGGACTGCACCTGACCATCCGTCTCGTGGCGGCGACTCTTGCCGTGGCGGCCATCGCAATCCTGGTAACGGCGGGCCAGGGCCGGGGCCGCCTGGCCGGGTACGCCCTCGCGGGCGTGGTGCTGCTGGCGGGGGTCACCCTGCCGCAGTGGGATCGGCTGCTGCTGTCGAGCGGCGGGTACAAGTACGCCCCCGCGATGCGCGGGCCCAGCCTGGCGACCTCGTTGGCCGCGGGGGAACTGCTCTCGTACCGCGAGGGCGCGAGCGGAACCGTCGCCGTCCGGCGGCTGGCCGGCACCGTGTCACTCTCGATTGATGGCAAGGTGGATGCCTCGAACGCGGGCGACATGCTGACGCAGCGGCTGCTCGCCCACGTGCCGCTGTTGCTGCATCCGAATCCGAAACGGGTCGCGATTATCGGCTTGGGGAGTGGCGTCACGCTCGGCTCGGCCCTCACTCATCCCATCGCGGCCGCCACCGTGCTGGAGATCTCGCCTGAAGTGGTGGACGCCTCACGGTTCTTCGAAACCGAGAACCACCGAGCCCTCGCCGACCCGCGCACGCGCCTGGTGGTCGGCGACGGCCGCACCCACCTGATGCTCGGCCGCGAAACCTACGATGTGATCGTGTCCGAGCCGTCGAACCCGTGGATGGCGGGCATTGCCTCGCTCTTTACGCGCGAGTTCTTCGAAGGCGCCAGGGCGCGCCTGGCGCCCGGCGGCATGCTGTGCCAGTGGGCGCACACCTACGACATCAGCAGCGACGACCTCCGCTCGATCGTGGCCACCTTCCTCACGGTGTTTCCCGAGGGGTCGCTGTGGCTGGTCGGCGAGGCCGACGTGCTGTTGATTGGGGCGAGCGAGCCGATCGACGAACGCGTGGCCGGCCTCGCGGCCAACTGGCATCGTCCCGGGGTGGCGGAAGATCTGGCGTCGATTGGCGCCGCCGAGCCGTACGCGGTCACGTCCCTGTTCGTAGCCCAGGGGGCCGCGCTCAAGGCGTGGTCGAACGGCGCCCCACTGCAAACCGACGACCGCTCTCGCCTGGAGTTCTCGGGCCCCCGCCATATCTTCGGCGTAGCCCGTGACGACAACGCCGCAGACCTTCGTGAACTGGCTAACCGCAGCCCGAAGCCCGCGACGGTGACCGCCGCCGGCCAGGCGGCGACGGCGGCGAACCACCGGAACCGGGGGGTGATGTTCATGCGATCCGACGCCCACCAGCCGGCCTACGACGACTTCATGCTGGCGCTCGGACTCGACGCCTACGACCCGGTCTCGCTCGACGGCCTGGTTCGGTCGGCGGCGGCGCTGACCCGAATCGACGATGCGAAGGCGTTACTGACAAAATTGGCATCGGCGCCGGCCAACACGCCGGCGAAACTGGCACTGTCGCGGGTGCTGGCCTCGCAGGGCGACGTGGACGAGGCCGTGCGCATTCCCTTCAGCCTGCTTCAGCAGGACCCCAGCAACGTGCCGGCCCTCGAGCAACTGGCGTCGGTGCTGTCGGACGTAGGCGACGCCGCACGCCTCGAACCCGTAGTGGCGCGCCTGGTGGCCGAGGCTCCCAAGAACACCTGGTCGCACTATTACGCCGGGTCGCTGTTCTTCATGCAGAACCGGCTCGACATGGCGGCACAGGCGGCCAGCAACGCGCTTAGCTTTGACCCCGGCAACGCCAAGGCTCACAACCTGCTGGGCGTGTCCCTCGCGAGCATGGGGCAGGCCGACGCCGCCCGCGCCGCGTTCGAAGCGTCGATCAAGGCCGACGCCCGTGAACCCGGCACCTACACCAACCTCGCGATGCTCGAGCTCCAGGCCGGCAATCGCGACCGGGCGCTCCTGTACTTCTCCGAGGCGCTGACGATCGATCCCACCAACCAGTCCGCGCGCGACGGCCTCGCCTCGATGCAATCGCCGCGATGACGGGCAACCGCAGAAGCGGTTGCCCTCTCCACGTTCCCCATCCAATTGACTGAAGTCTGATCCAACTTCGCCGAACCCTGCGTTGCTTGTCGGAATCGCGTGTGGACATCCGTCCTATCGAGTGTGTAAGAAGTGACACGCTCAAGGGCATCTGTTATCGCTCGCCCCGGGCTTCACGACTGAAAAGACACGGCCGTGGCAACGGCACGGCCTTTGCTAGAACTCGGTATCGGGGGGAGTATTTCGATGAGCGTCGTTCGCATAATCGGATTCTCGACGCTGTCGTGCGGGTGCGTGGTCGGTCGCTACCGAGACGTCGCCAGCACGCGCGAGGTCACGTACGTGGAAGAAAAGGGCGTGGGTTGTGAAAGCCACGCGCACCGCCGAAACCACACGGTCTCGGCCGAGCGCGAGCGGTTTGCTGCCGTCGCCATGACCACACTGGCCGTTCGAGCGTCGTAAGGAAAGGTCCGCCTAAAGGCGGACACCACATCGATGTAGCGTCCGGCTTTAGCCGGACCATCCGTGTAGCGTCCGGCTTTAGCCGGACCATTCCGTGTAGCGTCCGCCTTTAGGCGGACCATCCCGCATGCCCACGGTACAATCGTACCGACGTGCCCCCTCGCCTTCCCAAGCCCTTTGCCGACCTGCGCCGCGGACGCCAGCGGCTGCGCTTCTTCCACGGCGATGCCCTCGACGTTCTTGGCCGCCTCTCGCCTGCCTCTGTTGCCGTGGTCGTCACCTCGCCGCCCTACAACCTGGGCATCCGGTACCGGTCGTTCGATGACACCCAGCCGCGGTCGGAGTATTTGACCTGGACCGGCGCCTGGATCCAGGCGGTGAAACGGGTGCTGGCGCAGGAGGGGTCGCTGTTCCTGAACGTGGGCTCCAAGCCCAAGGACCCCTGGACCGCGCTGGACGTGGCTCAGGCGGTGCGGCCGCACCTGGAACTCCAGAACATCCTGCACTGGGTGAAATCCATCGCCATCGAGAAGTCCCTGGCGGGCGCCCGATCGGGGCTGGCCGACGACCTGGCGGTGGGCCACTACAAACCCATCAACAGCGACCGTTTCCTCAACGACTGCCACGAGTTCGTGTTCCACTTCAGCCCGACGGGACGGACGCGCCTCGATCGGCGCGCGGTCGGCGTCAAGTACCAGGACAGGTCGAACCTGACGCGCTGGCAACAGGCCGGTTCGGGCCTGCGCTGCCGGGGTAATACCTGGTTCATCCCCTACGAGACCATCCAGAGCCGCGACAAGGAACGGCCGCATCCGGCCACGTTCCCGTGGCGGCTGCCGGCGTACTGCCTGAAGCTGCACGGCCTCGAGCGCGTCGGCCTGGCGGTCGATCCCTTCCTGGGACTGGGCAGCAGCGCCGTCGCGGCCGCGGAGTTGGGGGTCAACTTCGTGGGCATCGAGCTCGACGAGCACTACCTGGCCGAGGCGGTGGCTCGCGCGACCGCGGTGCTGAGGAACAAGCGCGGGCCATAGTTGTCCTTGAATCCATCTCGGCCGGAGATATATGCTCTCATGCAATCTGGGAGTGTACCGTGGACCTTCGACAACTAGAAATCATAAGAGCCATCGCGGAGACAGGTTCGTTCACGGCCGCCGGCCACAAGCTGCACGTGTCGCAGTCGGCGATCAGCCGCCAGATCCTGCTGCTCGAAGATGAATTGAAGGAGCCGGTGTTCCTGCGGGTCGGCCGCCGGATCCGCATCACGCCGGCGGGTGAATCGCTGCTGCAGCTCAGCCACCGGGTGTTCCAGGACCTCAAGGACACGACCGCCGGCATCACCGACAGCCAGGAATCGCTGCGCGGCACGGTCCGGTTGCTCGGTGGCATGAC
This genomic interval from Acidobacteriota bacterium contains the following:
- a CDS encoding site-specific DNA-methyltransferase, translating into MPPRLPKPFADLRRGRQRLRFFHGDALDVLGRLSPASVAVVVTSPPYNLGIRYRSFDDTQPRSEYLTWTGAWIQAVKRVLAQEGSLFLNVGSKPKDPWTALDVAQAVRPHLELQNILHWVKSIAIEKSLAGARSGLADDLAVGHYKPINSDRFLNDCHEFVFHFSPTGRTRLDRRAVGVKYQDRSNLTRWQQAGSGLRCRGNTWFIPYETIQSRDKERPHPATFPWRLPAYCLKLHGLERVGLAVDPFLGLGSSAVAAAELGVNFVGIELDEHYLAEAVARATAVLRNKRGP
- a CDS encoding fused MFS/spermidine synthase; translated protein: MRRSAFLLLFAVSGAAALIYEVVWTRLLTLQMGHGIAAASTVLAAFMGGLAVGAAIAGRRGGRLSPERALMVYASLELAIAVLALLLPVALETLRPLLVGAYADGEGGTTFGLLRLGTSVMLLAVPAAAMGATFPIASRWMVRGAAHAAQEAGGLYAANTLGAAIGALLAGFVLIPSLGLSGSTWVGVALNVAAAAGAYAIARSGASIPADDSPDGGRSEGEGFSPRRAAASRGKADAKASALRTSAEGRPWLAALALGASGFASLTLQVVWTRLLVQILGPTTYAFSLVVAIFIVGLAGGAAIGSWLVARVRHASVGLAIGLLVSAALSLAAASAVDWALLTIAEIVARPEYQFNDVLAREGLMVLALLLPMALAFGTAFPFAVALAGGSDDTVTESLGRIYAVNTIGAIAGALLAGFVLVPQIGLHLTIRLVAATLAVAAIAILVTAGQGRGRLAGYALAGVVLLAGVTLPQWDRLLLSSGGYKYAPAMRGPSLATSLAAGELLSYREGASGTVAVRRLAGTVSLSIDGKVDASNAGDMLTQRLLAHVPLLLHPNPKRVAIIGLGSGVTLGSALTHPIAAATVLEISPEVVDASRFFETENHRALADPRTRLVVGDGRTHLMLGRETYDVIVSEPSNPWMAGIASLFTREFFEGARARLAPGGMLCQWAHTYDISSDDLRSIVATFLTVFPEGSLWLVGEADVLLIGASEPIDERVAGLAANWHRPGVAEDLASIGAAEPYAVTSLFVAQGAALKAWSNGAPLQTDDRSRLEFSGPRHIFGVARDDNAADLRELANRSPKPATVTAAGQAATAANHRNRGVMFMRSDAHQPAYDDFMLALGLDAYDPVSLDGLVRSAAALTRIDDAKALLTKLASAPANTPAKLALSRVLASQGDVDEAVRIPFSLLQQDPSNVPALEQLASVLSDVGDAARLEPVVARLVAEAPKNTWSHYYAGSLFFMQNRLDMAAQAASNALSFDPGNAKAHNLLGVSLASMGQADAARAAFEASIKADAREPGTYTNLAMLELQAGNRDRALLYFSEALTIDPTNQSARDGLASMQSPR